A stretch of Methanosphaerula palustris E1-9c DNA encodes these proteins:
- a CDS encoding TolB family protein: MRWAFIVLPALVIALVAALVLVQSGTAADPLKINGIRLSSADSEPNYPTISGQYVVWEEDRGVDAQIWLYNLTTNSSRPLSPHLGNQFAPAISGDRVVWQDKRNGNWDIYLYNITTGVEAPVCTDPAKQVRPRISGDAIVWTDYRNGNPDIYRYDLGTQTEQPVCIDPATQ, translated from the coding sequence ATGAGGTGGGCGTTCATCGTCCTGCCGGCTCTGGTTATCGCCCTGGTAGCGGCTCTGGTCCTCGTCCAGAGTGGAACCGCTGCCGACCCCCTGAAGATCAATGGTATCCGACTCTCCTCGGCCGATTCAGAGCCGAATTATCCCACGATATCAGGTCAGTATGTGGTCTGGGAGGAGGATCGAGGAGTAGATGCTCAGATCTGGCTGTACAACCTGACGACAAACTCCAGCCGCCCTCTCTCCCCGCATCTGGGGAACCAGTTCGCGCCGGCCATCTCTGGTGATCGGGTGGTCTGGCAGGACAAGCGGAACGGGAATTGGGATATCTATCTGTACAACATCACGACTGGTGTGGAGGCCCCGGTCTGCACGGATCCTGCAAAACAGGTCAGACCACGGATTTCCGGAGATGCTATCGTCTGGACAGATTATCGGAATGGCAATCCTGACATCTACCGGTACGATCTCGGTACCCAGACAGAGCAACCTGTCTGTATTGACCCCGCAACGCAGTAG